A region from the Bradyrhizobium erythrophlei genome encodes:
- a CDS encoding RluA family pseudouridine synthase yields MSESLERLTEVPELTAEEIQARVLHRDGLMLVIDKPAGLPVHRGPNGGANLESSFDGLRFGLPRPPVLAHRLDRDTSGCLVLGRHRKATASLGLLFKHGKISKTYWAVVEGGPAEDEGTIDMPLGRLNAERGWWQKPDPEGQKAVTNWKVLGRGDGLTWLALEPVTGRTHQLRVHCAAMGWPIFGDNIYGNGPRFGEPHLHLHSREIVIPISRNKDPVRVVAPAPAHLQERLRVCGWNGE; encoded by the coding sequence ATGAGCGAAAGTCTCGAACGCTTGACCGAAGTTCCCGAATTGACCGCGGAGGAAATCCAGGCCCGCGTGCTCCATCGCGACGGGCTGATGCTGGTGATCGACAAGCCCGCCGGGCTGCCGGTCCATCGCGGCCCCAACGGCGGCGCCAATCTGGAATCCTCCTTCGACGGCTTGCGCTTCGGCCTGCCGCGCCCGCCGGTTCTCGCCCACCGGCTCGACCGCGATACTTCCGGGTGCCTCGTATTGGGACGCCATCGCAAGGCAACCGCGTCGCTCGGCCTGCTATTCAAGCATGGCAAGATTTCAAAGACCTATTGGGCGGTGGTCGAGGGCGGCCCGGCCGAGGACGAGGGCACTATCGACATGCCGCTTGGCCGCCTCAACGCCGAGCGCGGCTGGTGGCAGAAGCCCGATCCGGAAGGGCAGAAAGCCGTCACCAACTGGAAGGTGCTGGGACGTGGCGACGGGCTGACCTGGCTCGCACTGGAGCCGGTCACCGGCCGCACCCATCAATTGCGCGTGCACTGCGCCGCCATGGGCTGGCCGATTTTCGGCGACAACATCTACGGCAACGGTCCCCGTTTCGGCGAACCGCACCTGCATCTGCATTCCCGCGAGATCGTGATCCCGATATCCCGCAACAAGGACCCGGTGCGCGTGGTGGCACCGGCGCCGGCTCATCTGCAGGAGCGGCTCAGGGTGTGCGGATGGAATGGGGAGTGA